From Diaminobutyricibacter sp. McL0608, one genomic window encodes:
- a CDS encoding carbohydrate ABC transporter permease: MTSTTTREGRAATAGRSSRAGRKRKLATLALLTPALLGLLIFFVYPLIASVYYSFTRFDLVSAPQWIGLRNYVYLFTQDPNVWTATVNTLWFIVFWVPAKLVFALLIAGLLARAKKASGVWRTIFYLPALVPPVASVVAFVFLFNPGTGPVNQILKVFGIQGPLWFNDPAWSKPSLTLLGIWVMGDIMIIFLAALLDVPREQYEAASLDGANGVQQVRYVTIPSIGPVLLFALVTGVIAAVQYFTEAAVASGVASGKAVVGEGIGTNIGYPDQSLLTYTQWLYVRGFSTYQLGYASALAVVLFIVSSVILIFLLRRFKAFTPEGAQ; this comes from the coding sequence GTGACCTCGACGACCACACGCGAGGGGCGGGCGGCCACCGCCGGCCGCTCCTCGCGGGCGGGCAGGAAGCGGAAGCTGGCGACGCTCGCCCTTCTGACTCCGGCCCTCCTCGGCCTGCTGATCTTCTTCGTCTACCCGCTGATCGCATCCGTCTACTACTCGTTCACCCGGTTCGACCTCGTGTCGGCGCCGCAGTGGATCGGTCTGCGCAACTACGTCTACCTGTTCACACAGGACCCGAACGTGTGGACGGCGACCGTCAACACCCTCTGGTTCATCGTGTTCTGGGTGCCGGCGAAACTCGTCTTCGCGCTTCTGATCGCGGGTCTCCTGGCCCGGGCGAAGAAGGCTTCCGGCGTCTGGCGGACGATCTTCTACCTTCCCGCTCTCGTCCCACCGGTCGCCAGCGTCGTCGCGTTCGTGTTCCTCTTCAACCCGGGGACCGGACCGGTGAATCAGATCCTCAAGGTGTTCGGCATCCAGGGACCGCTGTGGTTCAACGACCCAGCGTGGTCGAAGCCGTCGCTGACGCTGCTCGGCATCTGGGTCATGGGCGACATCATGATCATCTTCCTGGCCGCCCTGCTCGATGTGCCCCGCGAACAGTACGAGGCCGCATCCCTCGACGGCGCCAACGGCGTGCAGCAGGTGCGCTACGTGACGATCCCCAGCATCGGGCCTGTGCTGCTCTTCGCCCTGGTCACCGGGGTGATCGCCGCCGTTCAGTACTTCACCGAGGCGGCGGTCGCGTCGGGCGTCGCGTCGGGCAAGGCGGTCGTCGGCGAAGGCATCGGCACGAACATCGGATACCCGGACCAGTCGCTGCTCACGTACACGCAGTGGCTCTACGTCCGCGGCTTCAGCACCTACCAGCTCGGGTACGCGTCGGCGCTCGCGGTCGTCCTGTTCATCGTCTCCAGCGTGATCCTCATCTTCCTGCTCCGCCGTTTCAAGGCGTTCACCCCGGAAGGCGCACAATGA
- a CDS encoding SDR family oxidoreductase has product MAATRTLFIGGTGVISSACVARAVEKGHEVTVLTRGRPTNRPLPKGVEELHADIRDPQTVRAALGERSFDVAAEFLAFTPEHIRTDLELFEGRVGHYVFISSASAYQKPPARVPVVESTPLRNPFWQYSRDKIACEDLLVEAYRERGFPVTIVRPSHTYDQTLIPTSGGWTDLDRMRRGAPVIVHGDGTSLWTITHNTDFAVAFVGLLGRPEAVGDSFHITSDEAPTWNQIYCWLAEGLGVEADLVHVASETIAAVVPELGPGLVGDKAHSMLFDNSKVKALVPEFQTRTTFAHGAGEIVDWHLADPARQRVDRDLDAAFDRLADLARSV; this is encoded by the coding sequence ATGGCTGCGACACGGACACTTTTCATCGGGGGCACCGGAGTCATCAGTTCGGCGTGTGTCGCCCGGGCAGTCGAAAAGGGCCACGAGGTCACAGTCCTCACGCGAGGACGCCCGACGAACCGGCCGTTGCCGAAGGGCGTCGAGGAGTTGCACGCGGACATCCGCGATCCACAGACCGTGCGCGCCGCTCTCGGCGAGCGTTCATTCGACGTGGCGGCCGAGTTCCTGGCGTTCACGCCCGAGCACATCCGCACCGACCTCGAGTTGTTCGAGGGCAGGGTCGGTCATTACGTGTTCATCAGTTCCGCGTCGGCGTACCAGAAGCCGCCCGCGCGGGTGCCCGTCGTGGAGTCCACTCCGCTGCGCAACCCGTTCTGGCAGTACTCGCGGGACAAGATCGCGTGCGAAGACCTGCTCGTCGAGGCGTACCGCGAGCGCGGTTTCCCCGTGACGATCGTGCGGCCGTCGCACACCTACGACCAGACGCTGATCCCCACCAGCGGCGGCTGGACCGACCTCGACCGGATGCGACGCGGCGCACCTGTCATCGTGCACGGCGACGGGACCAGTCTCTGGACGATCACGCACAACACCGACTTCGCTGTCGCCTTCGTCGGGCTTCTGGGACGCCCCGAGGCTGTCGGCGACTCGTTCCACATCACCTCGGATGAGGCGCCGACCTGGAACCAGATCTATTGCTGGCTCGCCGAGGGTCTCGGTGTCGAGGCCGACCTCGTACACGTCGCCTCTGAGACGATCGCGGCGGTCGTGCCCGAACTCGGTCCTGGCCTCGTCGGCGACAAAGCGCACTCCATGCTGTTCGACAACTCGAAGGTGAAGGCCCTGGTGCCGGAGTTCCAGACCCGCACCACCTTCGCGCACGGGGCCGGCGAGATCGTCGACTGGCACCTCGCGGACCCGGCGCGCCAGCGTGTCGACCGCGATCTGGACGCCGCCTTCGACCGGCTCGCCGACCTCGCGCGCTCGGTCTGA
- a CDS encoding ROK family transcriptional regulator → MTTKPVPGTPSWLRETNDRTALALLLEHGVLTRTRIGELSGLSKPTAAQMVSRLETAGLIHAVGEVSGGRGPNAASYAVRADRVLGVAVDINYQVMRATVVDASGHEHPTVTVTLSRSAKDRSAATDVQTAIDAACEAAGTPADAVRTVAIGVQGALDPRTDELSFVETLPGWPRKGIRRHLEDALGISVHIDNDVNLAAIAERSEGAGEDSSGFALLWMGDGLGLSVDQGGVVHRGASGGAGEIGYLPIPKSAGRLDPEASDLQGLIGGTSVARIARSHGIRGRSYAALVQAIADSPQREAVLHDLAPRIAAGVIPVLAILDPELVVLGGPTGRVGGDRLAELVGQHVRRASRWTATIVSTDVAEHPVLRGAREHLLAEVRNTLFSEVSRITA, encoded by the coding sequence GTGACAACGAAACCGGTACCGGGAACGCCCTCGTGGCTCCGTGAGACCAACGACCGCACCGCCCTGGCCCTCCTGCTCGAGCACGGCGTGCTCACTCGCACGAGGATCGGCGAACTCTCCGGATTGTCCAAGCCCACCGCCGCCCAGATGGTCTCCCGTCTCGAAACCGCGGGCCTCATCCACGCGGTCGGCGAAGTCTCCGGCGGTCGCGGTCCGAACGCCGCCAGCTACGCCGTCCGTGCCGACCGTGTGCTCGGTGTCGCCGTCGACATCAACTACCAGGTGATGCGGGCGACAGTCGTCGACGCGAGCGGCCACGAGCATCCGACCGTCACGGTCACACTGTCGCGCTCCGCGAAGGACCGCTCCGCGGCGACGGATGTGCAGACCGCCATCGATGCGGCCTGCGAAGCCGCGGGCACGCCCGCCGACGCGGTACGTACGGTGGCCATCGGCGTCCAGGGCGCCCTCGATCCCCGCACCGACGAGCTGAGCTTCGTCGAGACGCTGCCCGGCTGGCCGCGCAAAGGCATCCGCCGCCACCTCGAAGACGCTCTCGGCATCAGCGTCCACATCGACAACGACGTGAACCTGGCTGCCATCGCCGAGCGCTCCGAGGGCGCGGGAGAGGACTCCAGCGGATTCGCTCTGCTCTGGATGGGCGACGGTCTCGGCCTGTCCGTCGACCAGGGCGGTGTCGTACACCGCGGAGCATCCGGTGGGGCCGGCGAGATCGGCTACTTACCTATCCCGAAGTCCGCCGGCAGACTCGACCCGGAAGCGTCGGACCTGCAGGGCCTCATCGGCGGGACGAGCGTCGCACGCATCGCACGGTCGCACGGGATCCGCGGGCGCAGTTACGCTGCCCTCGTCCAGGCGATCGCCGACTCTCCCCAGCGGGAGGCGGTGCTGCACGACCTGGCACCGCGTATCGCAGCCGGGGTCATCCCGGTCCTGGCGATCCTCGATCCCGAACTCGTTGTGCTCGGCGGACCGACCGGCCGAGTGGGCGGGGACCGTCTCGCCGAGCTCGTCGGCCAGCACGTGAGGCGTGCCTCCCGCTGGACCGCCACCATCGTCTCGACCGACGTGGCCGAGCATCCGGTTCTCCGCGGAGCGCGCGAGCACCTGCTCGCCGAAGTCCGCAACACGCTCTTCTCCGAGGTCAGCCGCATCACCGCCTGA
- a CDS encoding ABC transporter substrate-binding protein translates to MKHRSRHIIAAVAVTAAAALTLAGCSGGGSSTAFQSTAPSSLSGTVSFWHFFSDREAKAIQSVVDDFEKKYPKIKVEVHSGQDDEKLRKAIATGSKVDVGASYSTDIVGNFCSTGAFRSLNNVIERDKVDMSQFSPTVKSYTEYKGNRCSMPMLADVYGLFYNKDLLSAAGFSAPRRRCPNSRRWPTS, encoded by the coding sequence GTGAAACACCGTTCCCGCCACATCATCGCTGCAGTCGCGGTCACCGCGGCCGCGGCTCTGACCCTCGCCGGGTGTTCCGGCGGGGGAAGCAGCACAGCCTTCCAGTCGACGGCGCCGTCGAGCCTGTCGGGCACCGTCTCGTTCTGGCACTTCTTCTCCGACCGCGAGGCGAAGGCGATCCAGTCGGTCGTCGACGACTTCGAGAAGAAGTACCCCAAGATCAAAGTCGAGGTGCACTCCGGTCAGGACGACGAGAAGCTCCGTAAAGCGATCGCGACCGGGAGCAAGGTCGACGTCGGAGCCTCGTACTCGACCGACATCGTCGGCAACTTCTGCTCGACGGGCGCGTTCCGCAGCCTCAACAATGTGATCGAGCGCGACAAGGTCGACATGAGCCAATTCTCGCCGACCGTCAAGAGCTACACCGAGTACAAGGGCAACCGCTGCTCGATGCCCATGCTCGCCGACGTCTACGGCCTCTTCTACAACAAGGATCTCCTCAGCGCGGCCGGGTTCAGCGCTCCCCGAAGACGCTGTCCGAACTCGAGAAGATGGCCGACAAGCTGA
- a CDS encoding extracellular solute-binding protein has translation MADKLTTYNPDGSIKTLGFNPTMGWYENAAAHYGPAAGAEWLKADGTSAISSSPGWTELINWQKAFVDKIGWDKLNTFTSGLGQEFSADNAFQKGKVAMNLDGEYRTAFIDDQAKNLNYGTAPFPTADDHTELYGGGYMTGNIIGISKGSKNPELAWALLKYLTTDTGAVVKLANGLKNVPTTTDALNSPDLQVSDQYKTFLDVAANKNVATTPASPLGAGYQQSFQDWWNKYQSEGGDVQSGLKSVDKQINDALALVSGP, from the coding sequence ATGGCCGACAAGCTGACCACGTACAACCCCGACGGTTCCATCAAGACCCTCGGATTCAACCCGACGATGGGCTGGTACGAGAACGCCGCAGCGCACTACGGCCCCGCGGCGGGTGCCGAATGGCTGAAGGCCGACGGAACCAGCGCGATCAGCTCCTCCCCGGGCTGGACCGAGCTGATCAACTGGCAGAAGGCGTTCGTCGACAAGATCGGCTGGGACAAGCTGAACACGTTCACGTCCGGCCTCGGTCAGGAGTTCTCCGCCGACAACGCCTTCCAGAAGGGCAAAGTCGCCATGAACCTGGACGGTGAATATCGCACCGCGTTCATCGACGACCAGGCGAAGAACCTCAACTACGGAACGGCACCGTTCCCGACCGCCGACGACCACACCGAACTGTACGGCGGCGGCTACATGACCGGAAACATCATCGGCATCTCGAAGGGGTCGAAGAACCCCGAGCTGGCGTGGGCGCTCCTCAAGTACCTCACAACCGACACCGGAGCCGTGGTCAAGCTCGCCAACGGGCTCAAGAACGTTCCGACCACCACGGATGCGCTCAACTCGCCCGACCTCCAGGTCTCGGACCAGTACAAGACGTTCCTCGACGTCGCGGCGAACAAGAATGTCGCGACCACTCCGGCGAGCCCGCTCGGTGCCGGCTACCAGCAGTCCTTCCAGGATTGGTGGAACAAGTACCAGAGCGAAGGCGGCGACGTCCAGTCCGGGCTGAAGAGCGTCGACAAGCAGATCAACGACGCACTCGCTCTCGTCTCGGGTCCGTGA